One part of the Humulus lupulus chromosome 9, drHumLupu1.1, whole genome shotgun sequence genome encodes these proteins:
- the LOC133802347 gene encoding protein STICHEL-like 3 — translation MTRAVRDRILKDANGDIGGHLRNHIHLTNCIHLKNHMHKQSPILTDRSLIRDLIVLQRSRSLRDPSASPPSWHSPSIVDQHPMKGETVGLVREGRRSIGVECRSKRPSGNSPPFASLLTSKVAPGEIAGVNDLMAAISERSSKSGVRDGRRTRREESSRKSNRIDIVGDEEEPPVDQDSKDISNDVVSGNSASKSRKVRQKGKHIQGAQAKSLSEQLNDIKMDSDGVASSNIHLRGRQTRQEKALQEAEESIRGYCSGLNRVKRRKFRGARRRRAAAGSRDINAQNELSIASNTLAQGSVRSKYNVEGEDEYDEQNISKAPRNGCGIPWNWSRIHNRGKTILDMAGRSLSCGLSDSRLRKGGPSGHGRDVSDMPVASEYSSSSSKSNAEALPLLVDASGSQQSTENADWARRYSGELGIYAENLFKHDLDSDLASEARSGDQRKLGKRCRSRHQNLTQKYMPRTFRDLVGQNLVAQALSNAVMRRKVGLLYVFYGPHGTGKTSCARVFARALNCLSLEHHKPCGFCNSCIAHDTEKSKNIREVGPVSNFDFERIMDLLDNMIISQLPSHYRVFIFDDCDTLSPECWSAISKVIDRAPRRVVFVLVCSSLDVLPHIIISRCQKFFFPKLKDADIIYTLQWISNKEDLEIDMDALKLIASRSDGSLRDAEMTLEQLSLLGQKISVPLVQELVGLISDEKLVDLLDLALSADTVNTVKNLRVIMETGVEPLGLMSQLATIITDILAGSYDCTRERPRRKFFRRHPLSKEDMEKLRQALKTLSEAEKQLRTSNDKLTWLTAALLQLAPDQQYMLPSSSSGDTSFNHSPLPLNNVCGRNVVRKAGEQDHLLNSQRGLSTSVRQAGTSGLHSNSLMNDATLDRKRHNGSSTAPQQTSTRPADTIRVSGRKVSGKSRKIEEIWLEVLDNIQYVGVKEFLYQEGKLMSVSFGAAPTVQLIFSSHLTKSTAEKFRGHILQAFESVLGSPVTIEIRCESRKYSKAGVHTPLMLPASMDGLSQIRDMNGISGEAQALPSKTCETGKSEIVEIAATPRETRGDEHANNHEESGIRGCLKSAMGGEATTSQQKSGVDSVADKRKVGEKGQCQSIVRSKVSLAHVIQQAEGCSQRNGWSTRKAVSIAEKLEQENLRLEPRSRSLFCWKASNVTRRKLSRLKIRARKPHSLLKFVSCGKCLSTKSSR, via the exons ATGACCAGAGCTGTTCGAGATAGAATTCTTAAGGATGCTAATGGTGACATTGGTGGTCATCTACGCAACCACATCCATTTGACAAATTGTATTCACTTGAAGAACCATATGCATAAGCAAAGCCCCATTCTGACAGAcaggtcgcttataagggacctCATTGTCCTTCAGAGGTCACGATCTCTCAGGGACCCTTCTGCCAGTCCTCCCTCGTGGCATTCACCTTCAATTGTCGACCAGCATCCTATGAAAGGAGAAACTGTTGGATTGGTTAGGGAGGGCCGAAGGTCTATAGGCGTTGAGTGTCGAAGTAAGAGGCCTTCGGGTAATTCTCCACCATTTGCAAGCTTGCTGACATCAAAAGTTGCTCCTggtgagattgctggggtaaaTGATTTGATGGCAGCAATCAGCGAACGTAGTAGTAAGAGTGGAGTTAGGGATGGTCGAAGAACAAGGAGGGAGGAGTCTAGTCGGAAGAGTAATAGGATAGATATTGTGGGTGATGAGGAGGAGCCTCCAGTAGATCAAGATAGTAAGGACATTTCTAATGATGTTGTTTCAGGAAATTCTGCATCTAAAAGTAGGAAAGTTAGACAGAAGGGGAAGCATATCCAAGGGGCTCAGGCAAAATCCCTTTCGGAGCAGTTAAACGATATTAAGATGGATAGTGATGGTGTAGCTTCTTCTAACATTCATTTACGTGGAAGACAGACTCGACAGGAGAAAGCTCTTCAGGAAGCAGAAGAAAGCATCCGGGGTTACTGCAGTGGATTGAATAGGGTGAAAAGGCGGAAATTTCGAGGGGCAAGAAGACGTCGGGCTGCTGCAGGTTCCAGAGATATCAATGCTCAGAATGAGTTGTCTATAGCTTCTAATACTCTAGCCCAAGGTTCAGTACGCTCCAAGTATAATGTCGAAGGAGAGGATGAGTATGACGAACAAAATATCTCAAAGGCTCCTAGAAATGGGTGTGGAATCCCTTGGAATTGGTCAAGAATTCATAATAGAGGCAAAACAATCCTTGACATGGCTGGAAGAAGTTTATCTTGTGGTTTGTCTGATTCAAGATTAAGGAAAGGAGGTCCAAGTGGCCACGGGAGGGATGTTTCTGACATGCCTGTAGCATCTGAATACTCTAGCTCTTCTTCTAAATCTAATGCTGAGGCACTGCCTTTGTTGGTTGATGCTTCTGGATCACAGCAGAGCACTGAAAATGCTGATTGGGCGCGTCGCTATTCTGGGGAACTTGGTATTTATGCTGAAAATTTATTTAAGCATGATCTTGATTCTGACCTAGCTTCTGAAGCTAGATCGGGTGATCAACGAAAGTTAGGAAAGCGCTGCCGCAGTAGGCATCAAAACCTGACACAAAAGTACATGCCAAGAACCTTCAGAGATCTTGTTGGACAGAATTTAGTAGCTCAAGCTCTTTCAAATGCTGTCATGAGAAGGAAAGTAGGATTGTTATATGTTTTTTATGGTCCTCATGGGACGGGGAAAACCTCCTGTGCTCGTGTATTTGCTAGAGCTTTAAATTGTCTGTCTCTGGAACATCATAAACCTTGTGGATTTTGCAATTCTTGCATAGCGCATGATACGGAAAAGAGTAAAAATATAAGAGAAGTTGGCCCTGTAAGTAATTTTGACTTTGAGCGTATTATGGATCTACTTGACAATATGATTATCTCTCAGCTGCCATCACATTATAGAGTGTTCATATTTGATGATTGCGACACATTGTCCCCTGAATGTTGGAGTGCTATATCAAAGGTTATTGATCGTGCACCTAGAAGAGTGGTTTTTGTTCTGGTCTGTTCAAGCCTTGATGTTTTGCCTCATATAATCATATCTAGATGCCAAAAGTTCTTTTTCCCAAAGCTAAAAGATGCAGATATCATCTATACTTTGCAGTGGATCTCAAACAAAGAAGATTTAGAAATTGATATGGATGCACTAAAACTTATTGCATCAAGATCAGATGGTTCATTAAGAGATGCTGAGATGACTCTTGAGCAACTGAGTTTGCTTGGTCAGAAAATATCTGTTCCCCTGGTTCAGGAGCTG GTTGGGCTCATCTCTGATGAGAAATTGGTTGATCTTCTTGATTTAGCATTATCTGCAGACACGGTTAACACTGTTAAGAATTTGAGAGTCATAATGGAAACGGGAGTTGAGCCATTAGGCCTGATGTCACAACTAGCAACAATTATTACAGATATACTTGCTGGCAGTTATGATTGTACAAGAGAGAGGCCGAGAAGGAAATTCTTTCGTCGCCACCCAC TATCCAAAGAAGATATGGAAAAGCTACGTCAAGCTCTCAAAACTCTGTCTGAAGCTGAAAAACAGTTAAGAACTTCAAATGACAAACTGACATGGCTAACAGCTGCACTACTCCAGCTTGCTCCTGATCAACAATATATGTTGCCTAGTTCTTCTTCAGGAGACACTAGTTTTAACCATAGTCCCTTGCCCCTTAATAATGTGTGTGGAAGAAATGTAGTTAGGAAAGCAGGTGAGCAAGATCATTTGCTGAATAGCCAGAGAGGTTTGTCAACAAGTGTTCGACAAGCTGGAACTTCTGGTTTACATAGCAATAGTCTGATGAATGATGCTACTTTAGATAGGAAAAGACATAATGGTAGTTCTACGGCCCCCCAACAGACATCGACACGTCCTGCTGATACAATAAGAGTAAGTGGGAGGAAAGTTTCTGGAAAAAGCCGTAAAATTGAAGAAATTTGGTTGGAGGTGCTTGACAACATTCAGTATGTTGGTGTTAAAGAGTTCTTGTACCAAGAAGGAAAGCTGATGTCTGTTAGTTTCGGTGCAG CTCCTACTGTGCAGCTAATATTCAGTTCGCATCTGACTAAATCTACTGCTGAGAAATTTCGAGGCCACATATTACAGGCATTTGAGTCAGTTTTGGGATCCCCGGTCACAATTGAAATTAGATGTGAATCAAGGAAATACTCCAAAGCGGGGGTGCATACGCCTCTTATGTTGCCAGCTTCTATGGATGGCTTGTCTCAGATTAGAGATATGAATGGAATCAGTGGTGAAGCTCAGGCTTTGCCTTCCAAAACATGTGAGACGGGGAAGAGTGAAATTGTTGAAATAGCTGCTACTCCGAGGGAAACCAGGGGTGATGAGCATGCTAATAACCATGAAGAATCTGGTATAAGAGGTTGTTTAAAAAGTGCAATGGGAGGAGAAGCAACAACATCCCAACAGAAATCAGGTGTTGATTCAGTTGCAGATAAGCGGAAGGTTGGGGAAAAAGGTCAGTGTCAGAGCATAGTTAGGAGTAAAGTATCTCTTGCACATGTAATTCAACAAGCAGAGGGATGTTCCCAACGCAATGGGTGGTCAACACGCAAAGCAGTCTCGATTGCTGAAAAGCTGGAACAGGAAAATTT GAGACTGGAACCTCGATCGAGAAGTTTGTTTTGCTGGAAAGCATCTAATGTAACTCGCCGGAAG CTTTCACGCTTGAAAATCAGAGCAAGAAAACCTCACTCACTATTGAAGTTCGTCTCTTGTGGAAAGTGTCTGTCTACAAAATCATCAAGGTAA